A single Chryseobacterium sp. DNA region contains:
- a CDS encoding restriction endonuclease, which translates to MKQEFIDRFETLQKANDDPQLLQQRGRDFEELINNIFQEETVLLRKGFHTADNKSEQIDGAIEIDNRIFLIETKWVKSNIAASDLFSFIGKIENKFFGTLGIFISKEKLSENFIDALNKGRRQVVLVIHGEDIDLLFNPKNDIKINEYISHTLRLCSYDNILHFPVKKYLDILKNEKSVEKIENFNEDSIAFIKNSLWKTPILETDLILKINENSEVLNNKIFEKIISMYSDIFNARFTNLKFDYTIIENFDKFLKNFKANTETLKNYS; encoded by the coding sequence GAATTTATAGATCGATTTGAAACACTACAAAAAGCTAACGATGATCCACAACTCTTACAGCAAAGAGGAAGAGATTTTGAAGAATTAATCAACAATATTTTTCAAGAAGAAACAGTTTTACTCAGGAAAGGATTTCACACAGCAGATAATAAGTCCGAACAAATTGATGGTGCAATAGAAATAGATAACAGAATATTTTTGATAGAAACTAAATGGGTAAAATCAAATATAGCAGCATCTGATTTATTCTCTTTTATTGGAAAAATTGAAAATAAATTCTTTGGTACACTAGGTATTTTCATATCAAAAGAAAAATTATCAGAAAACTTTATTGATGCTCTTAATAAAGGCAGAAGACAAGTCGTTCTAGTTATCCACGGAGAAGATATTGACTTATTATTCAATCCAAAAAATGATATAAAAATCAATGAATACATTTCTCATACCCTAAGATTGTGCTCTTATGATAACATTTTACATTTTCCAGTCAAAAAGTATCTAGACATACTAAAGAATGAAAAGTCAGTTGAAAAAATAGAAAATTTTAATGAAGATTCTATTGCCTTTATTAAAAATAGTTTATGGAAAACACCAATCTTGGAAACAGATTTAATATTAAAAATAAACGAAAACAGCGAGGTTTTAAATAATAAAATATTTGAAAAAATTATTTCAATGTATTCTGATATTTTTAATGCCAGATTTACAAATCTTAAATTTGACTACACTATTATTGAAAACTTCGATAAATTTCTGAAAAACTTCAAGGCGAATACAGAAACTTTAAAAAATTATAGCTGA
- a CDS encoding alpha/beta fold hydrolase, which translates to MTNEISSVFKPTHFPNPTLISVNGVELEVFEAGKQNAGKPIVLCHGFPEHAFSWRHQVSALVAAGYHVIIPNQRGYGNSSRPTEVTEYDIVHLTGDLVALLDYFGYEDATFVGHDWGANVVWNLALLHPKRVNKVINLALPYQERGEKPWIELMEVIFGGDFYFVHFNRQPGVADAIMNENTSQFLRNLFRKNVPPTLPEPGMLMINLARAESPLGQPLMEDNELSVFVSAFESSGFTGSINWYRNLDRNWHLMADVPPIIHQPTLMIYGEQDTIPKSENLKNIVPNLDIVSLDCGHWIQQEKPEETTLSILKWLEQQNA; encoded by the coding sequence ATGACAAACGAAATTAGCTCAGTATTTAAGCCAACCCATTTTCCCAACCCCACTCTTATTTCAGTGAATGGTGTAGAACTGGAAGTCTTTGAAGCAGGTAAACAGAATGCCGGAAAACCTATTGTACTCTGCCACGGCTTTCCGGAACATGCTTTTTCCTGGCGTCATCAGGTGTCAGCATTGGTTGCAGCTGGTTATCATGTCATCATTCCCAATCAGAGAGGTTATGGCAACTCATCCCGTCCGACCGAAGTCACTGAATATGATATTGTACACCTGACAGGTGACCTGGTCGCACTACTCGATTACTTTGGATATGAAGATGCCACTTTTGTTGGTCACGATTGGGGAGCCAATGTTGTTTGGAACCTGGCATTGTTGCATCCTAAGCGGGTAAATAAAGTAATAAACCTGGCCTTGCCTTACCAAGAGCGTGGAGAAAAACCATGGATTGAGTTGATGGAAGTCATATTTGGAGGAGACTTCTATTTTGTTCACTTCAATCGACAGCCAGGAGTAGCAGATGCTATCATGAATGAAAACACCTCTCAGTTCCTCCGTAACCTATTCCGCAAAAATGTACCTCCAACACTACCAGAGCCCGGAATGCTAATGATCAATCTTGCAAGAGCAGAAAGTCCGCTAGGACAACCCTTAATGGAAGACAACGAACTTTCTGTATTTGTTTCTGCTTTCGAATCATCAGGGTTTACAGGAAGTATAAATTGGTACAGAAACCTTGATAGAAACTGGCACTTAATGGCGGACGTACCCCCAATCATTCATCAGCCGACTCTTATGATATATGGTGAACAGGACACGATTCCCAAATCTGAAAACCTAAAAAATATTGTTCCTAATCTGGATATTGTGAGTCTGGATTGTGGCCATTGGATTCAACAAGAAAAGCCAGAAGAAACTACCCTGTCGATTTTAAAATGGTTAGAACAACAGAATGCTTAA
- a CDS encoding AraC family transcriptional regulator — protein MKTFPQEKILKDDKLMFAKWKTNIVSTKQLILMQENAFVIVTKGKKIIFYDEKMLEVNNNQILLLKKDVYTMTEYLAEDGFFEAIVIYFDKALIKQATLLELNSIHQTHLLPPDMLILDKSKMMDSFVTQYFSYIKENENTRALLELKVVELIYLIMKRHPNSKDFFNSIGQQSNDLSDMMEKVYKENYTIDQLARLSNRSLSVFKREFNSIFGSSPARWILTRKLSDARVLLTSTDKSISEIAFACGFSTLSRFDKSFRKHFHKTPSSMRAETAGQIDKT, from the coding sequence GTGAAAACATTTCCACAAGAAAAAATCTTAAAAGATGACAAGTTAATGTTTGCAAAGTGGAAGACGAATATCGTTTCCACCAAACAACTTATACTGATGCAGGAAAATGCATTTGTTATCGTTACAAAAGGCAAAAAGATTATATTCTATGATGAAAAAATGCTGGAGGTAAACAATAATCAGATTTTGCTCCTAAAAAAGGATGTATATACAATGACCGAGTATCTTGCAGAAGATGGTTTCTTTGAAGCGATTGTTATCTATTTTGATAAGGCGTTGATCAAGCAGGCAACTTTACTGGAGTTAAACAGTATCCACCAAACCCACCTGCTACCTCCAGACATGCTGATACTTGATAAAAGCAAGATGATGGACAGCTTTGTAACCCAGTATTTCAGTTATATCAAAGAAAACGAAAATACCCGTGCCCTTCTTGAATTGAAAGTAGTGGAACTTATTTACCTCATTATGAAAAGGCATCCAAATTCTAAGGATTTTTTTAATTCTATCGGGCAGCAAAGCAATGATTTGTCGGATATGATGGAGAAAGTCTATAAGGAAAATTATACCATCGACCAGCTTGCCCGGTTGTCCAATCGCAGTTTATCTGTTTTTAAGCGTGAGTTTAACAGCATTTTCGGTTCTTCCCCTGCCAGATGGATACTGACCCGTAAATTATCGGATGCCCGTGTCCTGTTGACCAGCACAGATAAAAGTATTTCTGAAATCGCATTTGCATGTGGTTTTAGCACACTTTCCCGATTTGATAAGTCCTTTAGAAAACACTTTCACAAAACCCCATCATCTATGCGGGCAGAGACGGCGGGCCAAATCGACAAAACATAG
- a CDS encoding alpha/beta hydrolase — protein MYKYRTEKVNYLSEQVKITALQYIPEKDGKCPAIIMAHGFGLTKEAYIDKFAEKFAENGFVVILFDYQNLGESDGYPRQEVNPFSQIDDYKNSITYACTLDKVDKDKIGIWGTSFSGGHVIVTGATDKRVKCIVSQVPTISGFRSAQRRMSMEDEPAYWDSVAQDRLNRLRGEEPMMRKLVGEKNENPLYPTADALEYYMGAFPLSPTFRNEVTLRTTEYSRMYEPSIYLSRISSPILFIVALHDIVTPTDLCLDAYEKALQPKELVTIPDGHFSPYIQHFDIASKSAVDWFLKFL, from the coding sequence ATGTACAAGTATAGAACGGAAAAAGTAAATTACCTGAGTGAGCAAGTGAAAATCACCGCATTGCAGTACATTCCAGAAAAAGACGGAAAATGTCCTGCAATTATAATGGCGCATGGCTTTGGGCTTACTAAAGAAGCGTACATTGATAAGTTTGCAGAAAAATTTGCCGAAAACGGTTTTGTTGTCATTCTTTTTGATTACCAGAATTTGGGCGAAAGTGATGGCTATCCACGGCAGGAGGTCAATCCATTTTCTCAGATTGATGATTACAAAAACAGCATTACATATGCCTGCACGCTAGATAAAGTTGATAAGGATAAAATAGGGATCTGGGGAACAAGCTTCTCCGGTGGGCACGTCATCGTGACTGGGGCAACAGATAAACGAGTCAAGTGTATCGTATCACAGGTCCCTACGATTAGTGGTTTCCGTTCAGCACAGAGAAGAATGTCCATGGAAGATGAGCCAGCTTATTGGGATAGTGTTGCGCAAGATAGGCTGAATCGTCTTCGGGGTGAAGAACCTATGATGAGAAAACTTGTAGGCGAAAAGAACGAAAATCCGCTTTATCCGACAGCTGACGCCTTAGAGTATTATATGGGTGCGTTTCCATTGTCTCCAACTTTCCGCAACGAAGTAACGCTTCGGACTACTGAATATAGTCGCATGTACGAACCAAGTATTTACCTGTCTCGTATCAGCTCCCCTATCCTTTTTATCGTTGCGCTACATGATATTGTGACACCTACAGACCTTTGCTTAGATGCCTATGAGAAAGCCTTACAGCCCAAAGAACTGGTCACCATTCCCGACGGACACTTCTCCCCTTACATCCAGCACTTTGATATCGCTTCAAAATCGGCAGTTGATTGGTTCCTAAAATTCCTTTAG
- a CDS encoding OmpA family protein, which translates to MKKTLIILSIGALLAACNKKAEQKTDASQDTVTIEDTTATEKSSGGTTQFDINSVPVSTAEVGDFPFFSFPKGLEFQNKPVQRSYDMLFVPLNGVMTPIEGKVWKTYVVNEKSNKEDWSLTYFLKSYDDAITKLGGVKIFEGKVSQQELDRIQPEAKYFGEEGSIDYWNEPVKVYVIRRTNGDDIYIQVSGNTATGEIQIVQKSPFKQTISIIKSDEIKKALDATGKAVLHINFDTDKASLKPDGKTAVDEITKVLKNDSHLKLAINGYTDNSGNDAYNLQLSKDRATAVLNAITTSGIDQSRLSAEGFGSKNPIADNSSEEGKAQNRRVELVKK; encoded by the coding sequence ATGAAAAAAACGCTGATTATTCTATCAATAGGTGCTTTGCTGGCTGCTTGTAACAAAAAGGCTGAACAAAAAACAGATGCTTCACAGGATACTGTCACAATAGAAGATACTACAGCTACAGAAAAATCTTCGGGAGGAACAACTCAATTTGATATCAATTCCGTACCGGTTTCCACCGCTGAAGTGGGTGATTTTCCCTTTTTCAGTTTTCCCAAAGGATTGGAATTCCAAAACAAACCGGTACAAAGAAGCTATGATATGCTGTTTGTTCCGCTTAACGGCGTAATGACACCAATAGAAGGAAAAGTATGGAAAACGTATGTCGTAAACGAGAAAAGTAATAAAGAAGATTGGTCGTTGACGTATTTTTTGAAAAGCTATGATGACGCTATTACAAAATTGGGCGGTGTAAAAATATTTGAGGGTAAAGTTTCTCAGCAGGAGCTTGACAGAATACAACCGGAAGCCAAATACTTTGGAGAAGAAGGCTCTATAGATTATTGGAATGAACCCGTAAAAGTGTATGTCATAAGAAGGACCAATGGCGATGATATTTATATTCAGGTATCCGGAAATACGGCGACCGGAGAAATACAAATTGTACAGAAATCGCCGTTTAAACAAACGATTTCGATAATAAAATCTGATGAAATAAAAAAAGCGTTAGATGCCACAGGCAAGGCAGTATTGCATATTAATTTTGATACGGACAAAGCGAGCTTAAAACCCGATGGCAAAACAGCCGTAGATGAAATAACAAAAGTCCTGAAAAACGACAGCCATCTAAAATTGGCTATTAACGGATATACAGATAATAGCGGAAATGATGCCTATAATCTCCAGCTGTCAAAAGATCGTGCTACAGCAGTATTGAATGCCATAACCACTTCAGGTATAGATCAATCAAGACTTTCAGCAGAGGGCTTCGGCAGCAAAAACCCAATTGCGGATAATAGTTCGGAAGAAGGTAAGGCGCAAAACCGTAGAGTGGAGCTGGTAAAAAAATAA
- a CDS encoding MFS transporter, with protein MQAHQIPVFRPWVSEWTARSVIFAILMTSLFAFTIYSSPVTVMGFYGVQPADVQYGMAVIYGSTVAFLALDFRMVKYFAPRKYLIMALATNAACSVVCFYSKDWTVFVICQFVQGITCALMSGIVLQLTFPRLGSVRARVIGYSLLYGSIQISVPFYSICSSVMLHFYDFNWLFYGYSIMLLILILTVWLTMNSKARFTKKIPLYQVDWLGYLFYICFILISGYLLIYGRQLGWFDSPLTVFLSLGNVGILMLFVIRESKLKRPLINLQIFKGKNFVIGLLLLFSFYIFKGSTGLAYGYLEVILGNHPLSTIPIWIAVIVGTILSMFVTSRFVLMGFNLIRIIIAGFGMMALYYAYMILFVSVQGETTDFILPMFIYGVATGVLFVPIVSFTSSAAPPEIAIHASLIGIFARFTGFTASMALNNEIQLFSKSAVREKIRETLTGTNPQLPVTLLDIQNKYINAGSDIDTAKGVSEVHFNKLVGQQILARATRDYYDLMLVGVLVIMLILILTPQIYRVVLRIRKGNILC; from the coding sequence ATGCAGGCACATCAAATTCCGGTTTTCAGACCATGGGTATCCGAATGGACGGCAAGATCCGTGATATTTGCCATCCTGATGACCTCTCTGTTTGCTTTCACCATTTACAGCAGTCCCGTTACGGTAATGGGCTTTTACGGCGTGCAGCCTGCCGATGTTCAGTATGGTATGGCCGTTATCTACGGATCAACTGTAGCTTTTTTGGCGCTGGACTTTCGCATGGTAAAGTATTTTGCGCCGAGGAAATATCTGATAATGGCACTTGCCACCAATGCGGCATGCTCCGTTGTCTGTTTTTATTCAAAAGATTGGACTGTTTTTGTCATTTGCCAGTTTGTGCAGGGGATTACCTGTGCATTGATGTCGGGCATTGTCCTGCAACTTACTTTTCCACGGTTGGGGTCTGTACGTGCCCGGGTGATCGGGTATAGCCTTTTGTATGGAAGTATACAGATTTCCGTTCCGTTTTATTCCATCTGTTCCAGTGTAATGCTTCATTTTTATGACTTCAATTGGCTGTTTTATGGGTACAGTATTATGCTCCTCATTCTGATATTGACAGTGTGGCTGACGATGAACAGCAAGGCAAGATTTACAAAAAAGATACCGCTTTATCAGGTAGATTGGTTGGGATATCTGTTTTATATCTGTTTTATTTTGATATCAGGATACCTCCTGATCTACGGAAGGCAACTGGGCTGGTTTGACAGTCCGTTAACCGTTTTTCTCAGTCTGGGCAATGTTGGCATCCTTATGCTATTTGTGATTAGAGAATCGAAGCTTAAACGGCCGTTGATCAACCTGCAGATTTTCAAGGGTAAGAATTTTGTCATCGGCCTGCTCTTGCTTTTTTCGTTTTACATTTTCAAAGGAAGTACCGGGCTTGCTTATGGCTATCTTGAAGTCATTTTAGGCAATCATCCCCTCAGTACTATTCCGATATGGATTGCCGTAATTGTTGGAACCATACTGAGTATGTTTGTTACCTCCCGGTTTGTTTTGATGGGGTTTAACCTGATACGGATTATAATAGCAGGTTTTGGTATGATGGCTTTGTATTATGCCTATATGATACTTTTTGTTTCTGTACAGGGCGAAACAACTGACTTTATTCTGCCTATGTTTATCTATGGCGTTGCAACTGGCGTTTTATTTGTTCCGATTGTTTCATTCACCAGCTCTGCAGCACCGCCAGAGATTGCAATACATGCGTCACTTATCGGAATATTTGCACGGTTCACTGGTTTTACGGCCAGTATGGCTCTTAATAACGAAATTCAATTATTTTCAAAATCTGCAGTCAGGGAGAAGATTCGGGAAACATTAACCGGAACTAACCCGCAGCTGCCTGTTACCTTACTGGATATTCAAAACAAATATATCAATGCAGGCAGCGATATCGATACTGCAAAAGGAGTTTCAGAAGTGCACTTTAATAAACTGGTAGGCCAGCAGATATTGGCTCGTGCTACCCGGGATTATTATGATTTAATGCTTGTCGGGGTACTGGTTATTATGTTGATACTAATATTGACTCCACAGATTTACAGGGTGGTCCTTAGAATAAGGAAAGGAAATATACTCTGCTAA
- a CDS encoding HlyD family secretion protein, which produces MNKNRADRIIVNMTQWFGIALFTGIIIWGAVYFLKGYRYEQTNDAQIDAYLSPVNAKVGGYISKIYFRDNQQVQKGDTLVAIGLDEYGLKRNAASAELMSSHARLPILAANEETQIKSIEVIKAQLSGAKAKLNQQQREFDRYKNLLADESTTPQKFENVSTSLTITQSDYDQAKASLQVAESKLNDLRAQRNAIAAEIKIKEALLERQELDVKYTVITAPFDGQIGKKTIQEGQLIQPGQTLAFLVNKTEEKWVMANFKETQIGNFRPGQSAFIDVDAFPNEKFSGAIESLSPTTGSRYSLLPPDNATGNFVKIIQRIPVRIRLTDRPEKLNKLSAGMNANVYILKD; this is translated from the coding sequence ATGAATAAAAATAGAGCAGATAGAATAATTGTAAATATGACCCAATGGTTTGGCATCGCCTTATTTACAGGAATCATCATTTGGGGGGCAGTATACTTCTTAAAAGGATACCGTTATGAACAAACCAATGATGCGCAGATAGATGCGTATCTGTCGCCTGTCAATGCAAAAGTAGGCGGCTATATCAGCAAAATTTATTTCAGAGACAATCAGCAGGTTCAAAAAGGAGATACACTTGTGGCTATCGGGCTTGACGAATACGGACTGAAAAGAAATGCCGCATCAGCAGAACTGATGAGTTCGCATGCCAGGTTGCCTATTTTGGCTGCTAACGAAGAAACACAAATAAAGAGTATCGAAGTCATAAAAGCACAGCTGTCCGGTGCAAAAGCGAAACTGAATCAGCAGCAAAGAGAATTCGACCGTTATAAAAATCTATTGGCTGATGAATCTACCACACCACAAAAGTTTGAGAATGTCAGTACGTCTTTGACCATCACACAATCTGATTATGATCAGGCAAAAGCTTCCCTACAGGTCGCCGAATCCAAACTCAATGATCTTAGAGCACAGCGTAATGCGATAGCGGCAGAAATAAAAATCAAGGAAGCGCTGCTCGAACGGCAGGAACTGGATGTTAAATATACTGTAATCACCGCACCTTTTGACGGACAGATTGGTAAGAAGACCATTCAGGAAGGGCAGTTGATACAGCCGGGGCAAACCCTGGCATTTCTGGTGAACAAAACTGAAGAAAAATGGGTGATGGCGAACTTCAAGGAAACACAGATCGGTAATTTCAGGCCAGGACAATCCGCATTCATAGATGTAGATGCTTTTCCAAACGAAAAATTCAGCGGAGCCATAGAATCCCTATCTCCAACTACAGGTTCACGTTATTCGCTGCTTCCGCCAGATAATGCTACGGGTAATTTTGTTAAAATTATTCAACGTATTCCCGTCCGGATCAGGCTTACCGACAGACCTGAAAAATTAAACAAGCTTTCTGCAGGTATGAACGCCAATGTATATATTTTAAAAGATTAA
- a CDS encoding TolC family protein, whose translation MKRYKSISIFWGLLLLAQTLHAQDAETTQTLSLEEIWKIAEANNRQLRVAELNLQQSSLEVLEAKDRLLPELSIGGDVKLNSRFLIYDHGLFSSPQDVPVKGYGYGAGYNLNFNLFNGGKDRRNIRMKKEEETRSHYAADLQKHTVKYNVAIAYFDLYKFLNFRDFIAAEIAAEKKQVSLIESLRKNGVVLKSDVLRTSVKLSELELSLSDIEKKIDIVTQRLNILMGRDNEAKIEINYRGGFETEAITDSDYHDYVAVALNQSPAYKIANSDMKLSEMNIKQSKAALLPKVSLYSYYNYTYPQISFYPYSNDLWAFGQTGIKVQFSIDNVYKGRHSIARAQVVNNQAKEKADIKKDEISIQVKEAYLQQQQALESVETAEKNITETSEAVRVIRNSYLNQESLLTDLLEAENALLEAKFNLTSAQADFKLSHIRLLAITGIL comes from the coding sequence ATGAAACGATATAAATCAATTTCAATTTTTTGGGGCCTGCTGCTGCTCGCACAGACTCTTCATGCCCAGGATGCAGAAACGACCCAGACATTGAGTTTGGAAGAAATATGGAAGATTGCAGAAGCGAATAACCGCCAGCTCAGAGTTGCGGAGTTAAATCTTCAGCAGAGTAGTTTAGAAGTACTTGAAGCCAAAGACCGTCTGCTGCCGGAACTTTCCATAGGTGGAGATGTAAAACTCAATTCCCGGTTTCTCATATATGATCATGGATTATTCTCGTCTCCGCAAGATGTACCTGTAAAAGGGTATGGCTATGGAGCAGGATACAACTTAAATTTTAACCTCTTCAACGGAGGTAAAGACAGAAGAAACATCCGCATGAAAAAGGAAGAGGAGACACGCAGCCATTACGCAGCCGATCTGCAAAAGCATACCGTAAAATACAATGTTGCTATTGCCTATTTCGATCTGTATAAATTTCTGAACTTTCGTGATTTTATTGCTGCAGAAATTGCTGCTGAGAAAAAACAGGTATCTCTCATTGAAAGCTTACGTAAAAACGGTGTGGTGCTAAAGAGTGATGTGCTGAGAACCTCAGTGAAATTGTCAGAATTGGAATTAAGCCTTTCGGATATTGAGAAGAAAATCGACATTGTCACACAACGTCTCAATATCCTGATGGGCCGTGATAACGAAGCGAAAATCGAGATTAACTATCGGGGCGGTTTTGAAACGGAAGCTATCACAGATTCTGACTACCATGATTATGTAGCTGTTGCACTCAACCAATCGCCAGCCTATAAAATAGCCAATAGCGACATGAAATTGAGTGAGATGAATATCAAGCAAAGTAAGGCTGCGCTTTTGCCTAAAGTTTCCTTGTACTCCTATTACAATTATACGTATCCGCAGATCTCATTTTATCCTTATTCAAATGATTTATGGGCATTTGGACAGACAGGAATCAAGGTGCAGTTTTCTATTGATAATGTATACAAAGGCAGGCATTCCATTGCACGTGCCCAGGTCGTAAATAATCAGGCCAAAGAAAAAGCGGATATTAAAAAGGATGAAATTTCAATTCAGGTAAAGGAAGCTTATTTACAACAGCAACAGGCTTTGGAAAGTGTAGAAACGGCAGAAAAAAATATCACTGAAACTTCCGAAGCCGTTCGGGTCATCAGGAACAGTTATCTCAATCAGGAATCACTTCTGACTGATCTTTTGGAAGCAGAAAACGCTTTGCTGGAAGCAAAATTTAACCTGACAAGCGCACAAGCAGATTTCAAGCTCAGTCATATCCGGCTGCTGGCAATCACAGGAATTCTTTAA
- a CDS encoding AraC family transcriptional regulator — protein sequence MEILKQLINSVDQHPDSILVVRQQTEQRLPSHQHDKAQLLLVFGGIAYLQTDEKDLYIPSNHYIWIPKNYPHNLMFNTQDLHIINIYFPGEISGDFYNELGIYPVSKLLAEMLSFSEKWHSDYFKGSWEFEFLTTLGKVLSKENLKKFSIQLPTTDDQRLQAIAGQLKNQLNENLTLEQTASEWGISVRSLTRLFQTKLHITFIQYVKMLRIIRAMELIKDTDLNMTEIAYEVGYSNISAFSNNFHQLTNMRPTEFKAMSS from the coding sequence ATGGAAATTCTTAAGCAACTTATCAATAGTGTTGACCAGCATCCTGACTCCATCCTGGTGGTAAGACAGCAGACCGAACAGCGTCTGCCTTCACATCAGCATGATAAGGCTCAGTTACTATTGGTTTTTGGAGGAATTGCTTACCTGCAAACAGACGAAAAGGATTTGTATATTCCGTCCAATCATTATATCTGGATCCCGAAAAATTATCCTCATAACCTGATGTTCAACACGCAGGATCTGCATATCATCAACATTTATTTTCCAGGAGAAATCTCAGGTGACTTTTATAATGAATTGGGCATCTATCCGGTGAGCAAGCTCTTAGCTGAAATGCTGTCTTTCAGTGAAAAATGGCACAGTGACTATTTCAAAGGATCATGGGAATTTGAGTTTTTAACAACACTGGGAAAGGTACTGTCTAAAGAAAACCTCAAAAAGTTTTCGATTCAACTTCCAACTACTGACGATCAGCGGCTCCAGGCTATAGCCGGTCAGTTAAAAAATCAACTGAACGAAAACCTGACCTTAGAACAGACGGCTTCGGAATGGGGTATAAGTGTAAGAAGTCTGACAAGATTATTTCAGACAAAACTTCACATCACCTTTATTCAGTATGTAAAAATGTTGAGGATCATCCGGGCTATGGAATTGATCAAAGATACCGACCTGAACATGACGGAGATTGCCTATGAAGTCGGGTATTCGAATATCTCTGCATTCAGTAATAATTTTCACCAGCTGACAAATATGAGGCCTACCGAATTTAAGGCGATGTCTTCGTAA